The genomic DNA CCGGCGGTGGTCGCTGTAATTTTACTAACCTTTATGTCGAGCCCGCGGCCTATCTCAGTCAAAACCCGCATTTTTGCAAATCTGCTCTCGCGCGCTACACCCAATGGGACTTTATCGATTTGGTCGGCAAGCACGGTATTGCCTGGCATGAGAAGACCCTCGGGCAGCTGTTTTGCGATGATTCCGCGGAACAGATTGTTGCGATGCTGGTGGCTGAATGTGCAAAGGGTAACGTGACGACGCGCCTGCGCAGTGAAATTCTCAGCGTGGCCCGTAATGATGCCGGTTACACGCTAACGCTGAATGGCGACACGGTGGCGGCAGATAAGCTGGTGATCGCCAGCGGCGGCCTATCGATGCCGGGCCTCGGGGCATCGCCTTTCGGCTATAAAATTGCCGAGCAGTTTGGTCTGAAGGTCCTGCCGACCCGCGCCGGACTGGTACCGTTCACCCTGCATAAGCCAATGCTGGAACAGTTCCAGGTTCTGTCCGGCGTCTCCGTACCGTCGGTGATAACCGCTGAGGACGGTACGGTATTCCGCGAAAGCCTGCTTTTCACCCACCGCGGCCTGTCCGGCCCGGCAGTGCTGCAAATCTCCAGCTATTGGCAGGCCGGTGAGTTTGTCAGCATTAATCTGCTTCCGGACGTGGATCTGAGCACCTTTATTGATGAACAGCGCGCGGCGCACCCGAACCAAAGTCTGAAAAATACGCTGGCGATACTGTTGCCGAAGCGTCTGGTTGAGTGCCTGCAACAGCTTAGGCAAATTCCGGACGTTACGCTTAAACAGCTGAACGTGCGTGAGCAGCAGACGCTGGTAGACACCCTGACCTGCTGGCGCGTGCAGCCTAACGGCACCGAAGGCTATCGTACGGCGGAGGTGACCCTTGGCGGCGTGGATACTCACGAATTGTCGTCGCGCACCATGGAGGCGAAGAAAGCACCGGGCCTGTATTTTATTGGCGAAGTGATGGATGTGACCGGCTGGCTGGGCGGCTATAACTTCCAGTGGGCGTGGTCCAGCGCCTGGGCGTGCGCGCAGGCGCTGGCCGAATAAACTACTTCTCCTGCTGGTTAAACAGCGCCAGCAGCGTTTCCACCTGTTCGTCGAGCGGCGCTAAATCGCGTTTGACGATCAGGTGCAGCGGCGTCGCGCGACGCCCGCCGTGGCTGAGCGGCAGCGGTTTTAATAGCCCCTGCGCCAGCGCCGTCTGAATTCGCTCTTCCGGCAGCCAGCCGTACCCTACCTGATACATCACGGCGTCAATCGCCGCGTCAATCGTCGAGAAGGTCCACGCATCGCGCGTGTCCTGGCGGCTGCCGTCGCTATCGGCCATACGGATGAGCGGCCACGGGCGCAGCTGCTCTTCGCTCAGTGGCCCTTCCTGCTGGGCGAGGGGGTGATCGCGGTGGGCGACCGCGATAAAGTCAATATTCATTAGCCACTCGCCGCGCCCGGTTATGTCCTGACGGCGGGTGAGGACCATGACATCGGCCTCGGTCAGTACGAGGTCGCTATCGCCGGCGTTCTCCAGCACTTCAGTCAGGCGGACCTGGGTTTGCGGATAGCGTTGCTGGAACTGGCGCAGGATGGCGAACAGCCGCTCGCGGGGAAAAATACTGTCGACCACCAGATCCAGCCGGGTGCGCATCCCGTCGCGCAGCGTTAAGGCGCGGCTTTCTACCCAGGCGAAAGCCTTAAGCAGCGGCTTCACCTGGCCCAGCAGCAGTTCACCTGCTGGGGTAAGCACCGCGCGACGCCCCTCAGGCACCAGCAGCGCCACGCCGAGGCGCTCTTGCAGTAGCGACAGGTTGTAGCTGACCGAGGACTGGCTACGATGCGTTTCTTCAGCTGCTCGCGCAAAGCTCCCCAGTTCAACTACCTTTTCAAGTATTGCCCACTGTTCAAGGGTCGTTTTATGCATAATTGATTTAAAATTTAGATGAATTTCATCCAAACATAGCGTTATTCATTTATTTTTTAAAGCAATATGATCTCTGCATCGAAACAAGGAGATTTAAAGATGAGCAACTTTGATAAACATGATTTGAGCGGCTTCGTTGGCAAACATCTGGTCTACACCTATGACAACGGCTGGAACTACGAAATTTACGTGAAAAACGAGCAGACCCTTGATTACCGCATCCATAGCGGCCTCGTGGCGAACCGTTGGGTGAAAGATCAGCGCGCCTACATCGTCCGCGTGGCTGAGAGCGTCTACAAAATTTCCTGGACCGAACCGACCGGGACGGACGTTAGCCTGATTGCGAACCTCGGCGACAAACTGTTCCAT from Klebsiella sp. WP3-W18-ESBL-02 includes the following:
- a CDS encoding NAD(P)/FAD-dependent oxidoreductase; this translates as MERFDAIVVGAGAAGMFCAAMAGQAGRRVLLLDNGKKPGRKILMSGGGRCNFTNLYVEPAAYLSQNPHFCKSALARYTQWDFIDLVGKHGIAWHEKTLGQLFCDDSAEQIVAMLVAECAKGNVTTRLRSEILSVARNDAGYTLTLNGDTVAADKLVIASGGLSMPGLGASPFGYKIAEQFGLKVLPTRAGLVPFTLHKPMLEQFQVLSGVSVPSVITAEDGTVFRESLLFTHRGLSGPAVLQISSYWQAGEFVSINLLPDVDLSTFIDEQRAAHPNQSLKNTLAILLPKRLVECLQQLRQIPDVTLKQLNVREQQTLVDTLTCWRVQPNGTEGYRTAEVTLGGVDTHELSSRTMEAKKAPGLYFIGEVMDVTGWLGGYNFQWAWSSAWACAQALAE
- a CDS encoding LysR family transcriptional regulator — translated: MHKTTLEQWAILEKVVELGSFARAAEETHRSQSSVSYNLSLLQERLGVALLVPEGRRAVLTPAGELLLGQVKPLLKAFAWVESRALTLRDGMRTRLDLVVDSIFPRERLFAILRQFQQRYPQTQVRLTEVLENAGDSDLVLTEADVMVLTRRQDITGRGEWLMNIDFIAVAHRDHPLAQQEGPLSEEQLRPWPLIRMADSDGSRQDTRDAWTFSTIDAAIDAVMYQVGYGWLPEERIQTALAQGLLKPLPLSHGGRRATPLHLIVKRDLAPLDEQVETLLALFNQQEK
- a CDS encoding phenolic acid decarboxylase, which codes for MSNFDKHDLSGFVGKHLVYTYDNGWNYEIYVKNEQTLDYRIHSGLVANRWVKDQRAYIVRVAESVYKISWTEPTGTDVSLIANLGDKLFHGTIFFPRWVMNNPEKTVCFQNDHIPLMNAYRDEGPAYPTEVIDEFATITFIRDCGANNDSVIDRAASELPKDFPANLR